One stretch of Pyxidicoccus trucidator DNA includes these proteins:
- a CDS encoding phosphoribosylaminoimidazolesuccinocarboxamide synthase yields the protein MDTSALHAQLPLTLKQTDLPSLGQHYRGKVRETYRQGDKLILVTTDRLSAFDHILTTIPFKGEVLNRLSAFWFERTKHICPNHVLDVPDANVTVARACQPFAIEVVVRGYLTGSLWRDYQKGTHTAYGLPFPEGLRKDEAFPEPIITPSTKAEYGQHDEPISEKELLARGLATPKDWARVTEAAKGLFLEGQKWARTRGLILVDTKYEFGKVGDTLYVIDEMHTPDSSRYWVADEYEARFAKGEDQRMLDKENIRQWLIRERNFSGQGTPPVIPDSIREDLATKYLAAYERITGAPLALEPGDVHARIERNLRAKGYLK from the coding sequence GTGGATACCTCCGCACTTCACGCTCAGCTTCCCCTCACGCTCAAGCAGACGGACCTGCCGTCGCTCGGCCAGCACTACCGCGGCAAGGTCCGCGAGACGTACCGGCAGGGTGACAAGCTCATCCTGGTGACGACGGACCGGCTCTCCGCGTTCGACCACATCCTCACCACCATTCCCTTCAAGGGCGAGGTGCTCAACCGGCTGTCCGCCTTCTGGTTCGAGCGCACGAAGCACATCTGCCCCAACCACGTGCTGGACGTGCCGGACGCGAACGTCACCGTGGCCCGCGCCTGTCAGCCCTTCGCGATTGAGGTGGTGGTCCGCGGCTACCTCACCGGCAGCCTGTGGCGCGACTACCAGAAGGGCACGCACACGGCCTACGGCCTGCCCTTCCCCGAAGGCCTGCGCAAGGACGAGGCCTTCCCCGAGCCCATCATCACCCCGTCCACCAAGGCGGAGTACGGCCAGCACGACGAGCCCATCTCCGAGAAGGAGTTGCTCGCGCGCGGGCTCGCCACGCCGAAGGACTGGGCGCGCGTCACCGAGGCCGCGAAGGGGCTCTTCCTGGAGGGCCAGAAGTGGGCACGCACGCGCGGCCTCATCCTCGTCGATACCAAGTACGAGTTCGGCAAGGTGGGCGACACGCTGTACGTCATCGACGAGATGCACACCCCGGACTCCAGCCGCTACTGGGTGGCGGACGAGTACGAGGCGCGCTTCGCCAAGGGCGAGGACCAGCGCATGCTGGACAAGGAGAACATCCGCCAGTGGCTCATCCGCGAGCGGAACTTCTCCGGCCAGGGCACCCCACCCGTCATCCCCGACAGCATCCGCGAGGACCTGGCCACCAAGTACCTGGCCGCCTACGAGCGGATTACCGGCGCGCCGCTGGCGCTGGAGCCCGGTGACGTGCACGCGCGCATCGAGCGCAACCTGCGCGCGAAGGGCTACCTGAAGTAA
- the purB gene encoding adenylosuccinate lyase, which yields MIPRYSRQEMSSLWSDEARYRRWRDVELAALEGMVEAGLAPREALADCLQRAGDFTAADAAKIEEIERTTKHDVIAFLTFMEERIGPSARWLHLGMTSSDVLDTSLALTLRDALDLILKDMERVTAAVEKRAFEHKHTLQMGRSHGIHAEPITFGHKLAIWFDELRRGRTRLEHARDTIAVGKISGAVGTFAHLPPAVEEHVCRKLGLKPAPASSQVVQRDRHAEFFTALALLGSSIEKFAVEIRHLQRTEVREAEEPFTAGQKGSSAMPHKRNPILSENLTGLARLLRGYAVSAMEDVALWHERDISHSSVERVIGPDATILMDFMLVRFARLMEDLRVYPEQMKKNLDLLGGVVNSQRLLLELARKGMDRQAAYVIVQRNAMKLYEEGLDFRKALLADADLAKMMTPEEISDCFSPGYHTRHMDDVFRRVFGRSE from the coding sequence GTGATTCCGCGATACAGCCGACAGGAGATGTCCTCCCTCTGGTCCGACGAGGCCCGCTACCGCCGCTGGCGCGACGTGGAGCTCGCCGCGCTGGAGGGAATGGTGGAAGCAGGGCTCGCCCCCCGCGAGGCGCTGGCCGACTGCCTCCAGCGCGCCGGTGACTTCACCGCGGCCGATGCCGCGAAGATTGAGGAAATCGAGCGGACCACCAAGCATGACGTCATCGCCTTCCTCACCTTCATGGAGGAGCGGATAGGGCCCAGCGCGCGCTGGCTGCACCTGGGCATGACGTCCTCGGACGTGCTCGACACGTCCCTGGCGCTCACGCTGCGCGACGCGTTGGACCTCATCCTGAAGGACATGGAGCGGGTGACGGCCGCGGTGGAGAAGCGCGCCTTCGAGCACAAGCACACGCTCCAGATGGGCCGCAGCCACGGCATCCACGCCGAGCCGATTACCTTCGGCCACAAGCTGGCCATCTGGTTCGACGAGCTGCGCCGGGGCCGCACGCGCCTGGAGCACGCGCGCGACACCATCGCCGTGGGCAAGATTTCCGGCGCGGTGGGCACCTTCGCGCACCTGCCTCCGGCGGTGGAGGAGCACGTGTGCCGCAAGCTGGGCCTGAAGCCCGCGCCGGCCTCCAGCCAGGTGGTGCAGCGCGACCGGCACGCGGAGTTCTTCACCGCGCTGGCGCTGCTGGGCTCGAGCATCGAGAAGTTCGCCGTGGAGATTCGCCACCTCCAGCGCACGGAGGTGCGCGAGGCGGAGGAGCCCTTCACCGCGGGGCAGAAGGGCTCCAGCGCGATGCCGCACAAGCGCAACCCGATTCTGTCCGAGAACCTCACCGGCCTGGCGCGCCTGCTGCGTGGCTACGCGGTGAGCGCGATGGAGGACGTGGCGCTGTGGCACGAGCGGGACATCTCCCACTCCTCCGTGGAGCGCGTCATCGGCCCGGACGCCACCATCCTCATGGACTTCATGCTCGTCCGCTTCGCGCGGCTGATGGAGGACCTGCGCGTCTACCCGGAGCAGATGAAGAAGAACCTGGACCTGCTCGGCGGCGTGGTGAACTCGCAGCGGCTGCTGCTGGAGCTGGCGCGCAAGGGCATGGACCGGCAGGCCGCGTACGTCATCGTCCAGCGCAACGCGATGAAGCTGTACGAGGAGGGGCTCGACTTCCGCAAGGCCCTGCTCGCGGACGCGGACCTGGCGAAGATGATGACGCCCGAGGAGATTTCCGACTGCTTCTCCCCGGGCTACCACACGCGGCACATGGACGACGTGTTCCGCCGCGTGTTCGGCCGGAGCGAGTAG
- a CDS encoding vegetative protein has translation MAEAQTTKLTHWPRTAKGNGKKACTVEGCKRPYRAKSFCFFHFKKWRQGDLPHSRYRTCSKADCRVKTMKAGLCEKHYGETYKKEAAA, from the coding sequence ATGGCCGAGGCCCAGACGACGAAGCTCACCCATTGGCCGCGTACCGCCAAGGGCAATGGCAAGAAGGCGTGCACCGTGGAGGGCTGCAAGCGCCCCTACCGCGCCAAGAGCTTTTGCTTCTTCCACTTCAAGAAGTGGCGGCAGGGCGACCTGCCCCACTCCCGTTACCGCACCTGCTCCAAGGCCGACTGCCGCGTGAAGACGATGAAGGCGGGCCTGTGCGAGAAGCACTACGGTGAGACGTACAAGAAGGAGGCGGCGGCCTAA
- a CDS encoding RNA methyltransferase, with protein MRPGEYLTVVLHQTRSPDNMGAVARVMANFGFSRLILSDPATYSFRGAERLAVKGDAVLDRMAVARDLPEALKDCVYAVGTTSRTQLKGRVALTPEEAVRKLAEESERGRVALVFGGEQRGMSDEELARCTDVLVIPTSDVQPSMNLAQSAAVLLYLCHRQGMETSAAAPVPEALQEGARLGTLNALSTRMREVMLKAEFLNPQAPEHVLNELELTLMRARLTQREAELWLTAFKHLGRAVARGTST; from the coding sequence ATGCGTCCAGGGGAGTATCTCACCGTTGTCCTGCACCAGACGCGCTCACCGGACAACATGGGAGCGGTGGCGCGCGTCATGGCCAACTTCGGGTTTTCACGGCTGATTCTGTCGGACCCGGCCACCTACTCCTTCCGGGGCGCCGAGCGGCTGGCCGTGAAGGGTGACGCCGTGCTGGACCGGATGGCCGTGGCACGCGATCTGCCCGAGGCCCTCAAGGACTGCGTGTACGCGGTTGGCACCACCTCTCGCACCCAGCTCAAGGGCCGGGTGGCGCTGACGCCGGAAGAGGCGGTGCGCAAGCTGGCGGAGGAGAGCGAGCGCGGGCGGGTGGCGCTCGTCTTCGGCGGCGAGCAGCGGGGCATGTCCGACGAGGAGCTGGCGCGCTGCACCGACGTGCTCGTGATTCCCACGTCCGACGTGCAGCCCTCCATGAACCTGGCGCAGTCGGCGGCGGTGCTGCTCTACCTCTGCCACCGGCAGGGAATGGAGACGTCGGCCGCGGCCCCGGTGCCTGAGGCCCTCCAGGAAGGCGCGCGCCTGGGCACGCTCAACGCGCTCTCGACGCGGATGCGCGAGGTGATGCTCAAGGCGGAGTTCCTCAACCCGCAGGCGCCAGAGCACGTGCTGAACGAGCTGGAGTTGACGTTGATGCGTGCGCGGCTCACCCAGCGCGAGGCGGAGCTATGGCTCACGGCCTTCAAGCACCTGGGACGCGCGGTGGCGCGGGGCACCTCCACCTGA